A genomic region of Cannabis sativa cultivar Pink pepper isolate KNU-18-1 chromosome 1, ASM2916894v1, whole genome shotgun sequence contains the following coding sequences:
- the LOC115703557 gene encoding uncharacterized membrane protein At1g16860, which translates to MNDLSNGALLEKHCCTCKPIPAFVLYILTTLFLIGLSVSTFLLIAVRNATFLVSFLFLSSLVLAFLFWNKRNWRTKGAILFFLSSLPEADLRQAKEGQLVKITGFASCGSVSLRSSYERAPSCIYTSTLLYEYGGLNLNPRNGSCFQWGLTYCERFSTDFYITDKKSGLRAVVKAGSGCRVTPLVFESELVKTTRSCRILSPPLRKWLRERNLSDEARLLRLEEGYVQEGSTVSVVGIVHRNNDVTMIVQPSEVVSTGCLWQKLLLPVDIDGVLLSVSRMAVAGHSISR; encoded by the exons ATGAACGACCTCTCCAATGGGGCTTTGCTAGAAAAACATTGTTGCACCTGCAAGCCGATACCGGCTTTTGTGCTCTATATTCTAACAACCCTTTTCCTCATAGGCCTTTCGGTCTCTACTTTCTTACTCATTGCGGTTCGAAACGCCACCTTTCTAGTctcctttctctttctttcttctctggtCCTAGCTTTCTTGTTCTGGAACAAGCGTAATTGGAGAACCAAAGGCGCCATCCTTTTCTTCCTCAGCTCTCTTCCCGAAGCTGACCTCCGTCAGGCTAAAGAGGGTCAGCTCGTTAAGATTACTGGG TTTGCATCATGTGGGAGTGTCTCTCTCCGGTCTTCATATGAAAGGGCTCCCAGTTGTATTTATACATCAACACTCTTATACGAGTATGGAGGCTTGAATTTAAATCCAAGGAATGGATCATGCTTCCAATGGGGTCTGACATATTGTGAG AGGTTCTCCACAGACTTTTACATAACTGATAAGAAGTCTGGCCTCAGAGCTGTCGTCAAAGCTGGTTCTGGCTGTAGAGTCACGCCCTTGGTTTTTGAGAGTGAACTTGTCAAAACCACGAGAAGTTGTAGGATTCTCTCTCCCCCACTAAGGAAATGGCTAAGAGAGAGAAACCTCTCAGATGAAGCCCGTCTTCTGCGCCTAGAAGAAGG ATATGTACAAGAAGGGAGCACAGTGAGTGTGGTTGGAATAGTTCATAGAAATAATGATGTGACTATGATTGTTCAACCTTCAGAAGTTGTCTCTACAGGATGTTTATGGCAAAAGCTGCTTCTCCCAGTTGACATTGATGGAGTCTTGCTTAGTGTTTCACGAATGGCTGTGGCTGGCCATTCAATCAGCCGATAG